The following proteins come from a genomic window of Natrinema saccharevitans:
- a CDS encoding YgaP family membrane protein — MKHNVGATDRNVRAVGGAVLAAVGVAILGGALEFGTAVGAVALLIGGVLVGTALTRTCLLYRILGVDTSS; from the coding sequence ATGAAGCACAATGTAGGAGCGACGGACCGGAACGTCCGCGCGGTCGGCGGTGCGGTACTGGCCGCCGTCGGCGTCGCGATCCTCGGCGGCGCGCTCGAGTTCGGGACGGCGGTTGGTGCCGTCGCGCTGTTGATCGGAGGCGTCCTGGTCGGAACGGCGCTGACTCGAACCTGTCTCCTGTACCGGATTCTGGGCGTCGACACGTCGTCGTAA
- a CDS encoding ABC transporter permease codes for MTGTPRSVRDDDATTATDDETALEDSRSAVRAPKPTRRIERIVGRELRTVSRNRTFVLLGAAFAAVMLGIAWVGGGVGAGYVPTIVDLLTPLELLVPIVAVAFGYRAILGDRRRGELDVLETYPIAPREHVLGVFVGRAVGLLGTVVVSLLLVGGAVVVGREEPFSRYASHAGADSPLLFARFVVLTALFALSILAVAIAISALVSGTRSALALSVVALVVVLVGLDLALVYGLASGYLGESSLVYALAVSPLSAYRGLVFETVVITAAGTGPQTASPAASLIGLAVWTIGSLAVATSAIDR; via the coding sequence GTGACCGGCACGCCACGCTCGGTCCGCGACGACGACGCGACGACGGCGACCGACGACGAGACCGCCCTCGAGGACTCGAGGTCGGCCGTCCGTGCGCCGAAGCCGACCCGCCGGATCGAGCGCATCGTCGGCCGCGAACTCAGGACGGTCTCCCGGAACCGGACGTTCGTCCTCCTCGGCGCGGCGTTCGCCGCCGTCATGCTCGGAATCGCGTGGGTCGGCGGCGGCGTCGGAGCCGGCTACGTCCCGACGATCGTCGATCTCCTGACCCCGCTCGAGTTGCTCGTCCCGATCGTGGCCGTCGCGTTCGGCTACCGGGCGATCCTCGGCGATCGCCGACGGGGCGAACTCGACGTCCTCGAGACGTATCCGATCGCACCGCGAGAACACGTTCTCGGCGTCTTCGTCGGTAGGGCCGTCGGGCTTCTCGGGACGGTCGTCGTGTCGCTTCTGCTCGTCGGCGGCGCGGTCGTCGTCGGTCGCGAGGAGCCGTTCAGCCGGTACGCGTCACACGCCGGTGCCGACTCCCCGCTCCTGTTCGCGCGGTTCGTCGTCCTAACCGCGCTGTTCGCGCTGTCGATCCTCGCCGTCGCGATCGCGATTTCGGCGCTCGTAAGCGGGACGCGAAGCGCTCTCGCGCTGTCGGTGGTCGCGCTGGTCGTCGTGCTGGTCGGGCTGGATCTCGCGCTCGTCTACGGCCTCGCAAGCGGCTATCTGGGTGAGTCGTCGCTCGTCTACGCGCTCGCGGTGAGCCCGCTCAGCGCGTACCGTGGACTCGTCTTCGAAACCGTCGTCATAACGGCGGCGGGAACCGGGCCACAGACGGCCTCGCCCGCGGCTAGCCTGATCGGACTCGCGGTGTGGACGATCGGGTCTCTCGCCGTCGCAACCAGCGCAATAGATCGGTAG
- a CDS encoding ABC transporter ATP-binding protein, which produces MTTDPPLLEASNVEFAYGDVTILQDVSLPIRSGAVTALIGPNGTGKTTLLRTLAGLQEPTGGSVAYHGPEAAREIGYLPQHPEFRPGFTVLETLAFYASLVGGGRDEARAQLERVGLEDAATRRVEALSGGMTRLVGIAQATIGDPPLVALDEPASGLDPGMSKHVFAVADELAAAGTAVVVSSHDLELVERTADQVVVLDDGTVVERGAPTVLCDRLGVESLEDVYESSITGDLSRVRVQGETA; this is translated from the coding sequence ATGACGACAGACCCACCCCTACTCGAGGCATCGAACGTCGAGTTCGCGTACGGAGACGTAACTATCCTGCAGGACGTGTCACTCCCGATCCGATCGGGCGCGGTGACGGCCCTGATCGGGCCGAACGGGACCGGGAAGACGACGCTGCTCCGCACGCTCGCCGGACTCCAGGAACCGACCGGGGGGTCCGTCGCGTATCACGGGCCGGAGGCCGCACGCGAGATCGGGTATCTCCCTCAACACCCCGAGTTTCGGCCCGGATTCACCGTTCTCGAGACGCTCGCGTTCTACGCGTCGCTCGTCGGCGGTGGCCGCGACGAGGCGAGGGCCCAACTCGAACGCGTCGGACTCGAAGACGCCGCGACGCGTCGGGTCGAGGCGCTTTCGGGAGGGATGACGCGGCTCGTCGGGATCGCCCAGGCGACGATCGGCGATCCGCCGCTGGTCGCCCTCGACGAACCCGCGTCCGGACTCGATCCGGGGATGAGCAAGCACGTGTTCGCGGTGGCCGACGAACTCGCCGCCGCCGGAACCGCGGTGGTGGTGAGTTCGCACGATCTCGAACTCGTCGAGCGGACGGCCGATCAGGTGGTCGTCCTCGACGACGGCACCGTCGTCGAACGCGGAGCCCCGACGGTGCTGTGCGATCGGCTCGGCGTCGAATCGCTCGAGGACGTCTACGAGTCGTCGATCACCGGCGACCTCAGTCGCGTTCGGGTCCAGGGTGAGACCGCGTGA
- a CDS encoding M20 family metallopeptidase: MTDELEAVVADRREELADLALELLAIDTANPPGDTREIVSLLAESLSQHPVDVERFAVDPAKPNLLVTLPGASDRTLLYNGHLDTVPFDRGAWSHDPLGERVDDRLYGRGATDMKGAVAAMLVALRAFVETDTEPPVDLAFAFVSDEEVGGDAGLPALLEDDRLEADACVIGEPTCEEGRHSVTVADRGSIWLTLEATGEAAHGSRPVLGENAIDRLYDAVGTLRQRFGRRQLDLDPAIEPILDESVAFYEPTMGVETARDLFETPTINLGVLEGGDAINSVPQTARAEIDIRLTAGVCTSDLLSEIRECVADCEGVTVADVAWSVGTAESIDSPLVEAVASSAEATTGERIYRRSATGGGDAKKLRNAGVPTVEFALGTDTVHAIDEYTTVDALVGNATIYARLPERWAAAVDGADVRP; this comes from the coding sequence ATGACCGACGAACTCGAGGCGGTCGTCGCCGACCGCCGCGAGGAGCTGGCCGACCTCGCGCTCGAGTTGTTGGCGATCGACACGGCGAACCCGCCCGGTGACACGCGCGAGATCGTCTCGCTGCTCGCGGAGTCCCTGTCGCAGCACCCGGTCGACGTCGAGCGGTTCGCGGTCGATCCCGCGAAGCCGAACCTCCTCGTGACGCTGCCGGGCGCGAGCGACCGAACGCTGCTGTACAACGGGCACCTCGATACGGTGCCGTTCGACCGCGGGGCCTGGTCGCACGATCCCCTCGGCGAGCGCGTCGACGACCGGCTCTACGGCCGCGGCGCGACGGACATGAAAGGGGCGGTCGCCGCGATGCTGGTCGCGCTCCGCGCGTTCGTGGAGACCGACACCGAACCGCCGGTCGACCTCGCGTTCGCGTTCGTCAGCGACGAGGAGGTCGGCGGCGACGCCGGGCTGCCGGCGCTGCTCGAGGACGACCGGCTCGAGGCCGACGCCTGTGTCATCGGCGAACCGACCTGCGAGGAGGGACGCCACTCCGTGACGGTCGCCGATCGGGGCAGCATCTGGCTGACGCTCGAGGCGACCGGCGAGGCCGCACACGGCTCGCGACCGGTCCTGGGCGAGAACGCGATCGATCGCCTCTACGACGCGGTCGGAACGCTACGGCAGCGGTTCGGGCGGCGGCAACTCGACCTCGATCCCGCGATCGAGCCGATCCTCGACGAGTCGGTCGCGTTCTACGAGCCGACGATGGGTGTCGAGACCGCCCGCGACCTGTTCGAGACCCCGACGATCAACCTCGGCGTCCTCGAGGGCGGGGACGCGATCAACAGCGTCCCGCAGACGGCTCGCGCTGAGATCGATATCCGATTGACCGCGGGCGTGTGTACCTCCGATCTCCTCTCGGAGATTCGGGAGTGCGTCGCCGACTGCGAGGGGGTCACGGTCGCCGACGTCGCCTGGAGCGTCGGCACCGCCGAATCGATCGACAGCCCGCTCGTCGAGGCCGTCGCCTCGAGCGCCGAAGCGACGACCGGCGAGCGGATATACCGCCGGAGTGCGACCGGCGGCGGCGACGCGAAGAAGCTTCGCAACGCCGGCGTACCGACGGTGGAGTTCGCGCTCGGGACGGACACCGTCCACGCGATCGACGAGTACACGACCGTCGACGCGCTCGTCGGGAACGCGACGATCTACGCGCGCCTCCCCGAACGGTGGGCGGCCGCGGTCGACGGGGCGGACGTCCGGCCGTAG
- a CDS encoding FAD-dependent oxidoreductase has translation MNETFVVIGGDAAGMSAASKAKREDPEREVIVFEKGEWVSYAACGMPYYVKGAVDDLDDLVTVTPEAFREERDVDLRTGAEVVDIDREGRTVTVETDDETYEQPYDDLLVATGASAIEPPFDGMDLEGVFTIHDMDEADAIETYVTEESPGTAAIVGGGYVGIEMAEALSARGVDVHLYEMLPHVLQPFGEPVAEVVEEHLREQGIDLHLETAVSGFAGDERVEAVELEDETVDADIAIVGVGVEPNADLAEAAGIERGPTGAIATDEYGRTNDENVYGAGDNAEATHVVTGEPDHVPLALTANRAGRAIGQTVTGDPTPVGDIAGTAIVKAFELGAARTGIVDEERAREAGFDPASVTISASSRAHYYPDGAELTVTLLADRESGRLLGGSVVGREGAKRIDTVATALTAGMTVTELQNADLAYAPPFSPVWDPILTAAKVLSGKLE, from the coding sequence ATGAACGAGACGTTCGTCGTCATCGGCGGTGACGCAGCGGGAATGAGCGCCGCGAGCAAGGCGAAACGCGAGGATCCCGAGCGAGAGGTGATCGTCTTCGAGAAGGGAGAGTGGGTCTCCTACGCCGCCTGCGGGATGCCCTACTACGTGAAAGGCGCGGTCGACGACCTCGACGATCTCGTTACCGTGACGCCCGAGGCGTTCAGGGAAGAACGGGACGTCGACCTGCGAACCGGCGCGGAGGTCGTCGACATCGACCGAGAGGGACGGACGGTAACGGTCGAGACCGACGACGAGACGTACGAGCAACCCTACGACGACCTCCTCGTCGCGACCGGGGCGAGCGCGATCGAGCCGCCCTTCGACGGGATGGACCTCGAAGGCGTGTTCACGATCCACGATATGGACGAGGCCGACGCCATCGAGACGTACGTCACCGAGGAGAGCCCGGGGACCGCCGCGATCGTCGGCGGCGGCTACGTCGGCATCGAGATGGCCGAGGCGCTGTCGGCCCGCGGGGTCGACGTTCACCTCTACGAGATGTTGCCCCACGTCCTCCAGCCGTTCGGCGAGCCGGTCGCCGAGGTCGTCGAGGAACACCTGCGCGAGCAGGGGATCGATCTCCACCTCGAGACGGCCGTCTCGGGGTTCGCCGGCGACGAACGGGTCGAGGCGGTCGAACTCGAGGACGAGACCGTCGACGCGGACATCGCGATCGTCGGCGTCGGTGTCGAACCCAACGCCGACCTCGCCGAGGCGGCCGGCATCGAACGCGGGCCGACCGGCGCTATCGCGACCGACGAGTACGGGCGGACGAACGACGAGAACGTCTACGGGGCGGGCGACAACGCCGAAGCGACCCACGTCGTGACCGGGGAGCCGGACCACGTGCCGCTGGCGCTGACCGCAAACCGCGCGGGCCGTGCGATCGGCCAGACCGTGACCGGCGATCCAACGCCGGTCGGCGACATCGCGGGCACGGCCATCGTGAAGGCGTTCGAACTGGGGGCCGCCCGGACGGGAATCGTCGACGAGGAGCGGGCTCGCGAGGCGGGGTTCGATCCCGCTTCGGTGACGATCTCGGCGTCGTCGCGCGCACACTACTACCCCGACGGCGCGGAACTCACCGTCACCCTGCTGGCCGATCGGGAGAGCGGCCGGCTCCTCGGGGGAAGCGTCGTCGGTCGCGAAGGCGCAAAGCGCATCGACACGGTCGCGACGGCGCTGACGGCCGGGATGACCGTGACCGAACTGCAGAACGCCGATCTGGCGTACGCGCCGCCCTTTAGCCCCGTCTGGGATCCGATCCTGACGGCGGCGAAGGTCCTCTCGGGCAAACTCGAGTGA
- a CDS encoding aminotransferase class V-fold PLP-dependent enzyme — MQSSTTMTPTELRADIPALQKGTYLNFGAHGPSPKYVVDAADEFVREHEYESPTGDHPYETAFRAFDRTRERVASFVGADADEIALTESTTAGINAVANAIDWQPGDVVVRTDLEHPAGILPWQRLERDGVEVRVVETEAGRVDLERFAEAVADASVVCFSAVTWTHGTRLPVAEMVDIAHDAGAIALVDAVQVPGQLPMDVREWGADAVAAAGHKWLLGLWGGGFLYVARDVAERLEPRTVGYRSVETPSADPYEYAAGARRFEVGSANPAPHVALREAIDAIDDVEIEGRVRRLAGRLADGVPADRLLSPSTPESGLVTIDVDDPAATVERLAADGIVLRDLPSPNAIRASVHAVNTENEIDRLLESLRSEW; from the coding sequence ATGCAATCGAGTACGACGATGACGCCGACCGAACTCAGGGCGGATATCCCCGCCCTCCAGAAGGGGACCTACCTCAACTTCGGCGCTCACGGACCGAGTCCGAAATACGTCGTCGACGCCGCCGACGAGTTCGTCCGCGAACACGAGTACGAGTCGCCGACCGGGGACCACCCCTACGAGACGGCGTTTCGAGCGTTCGACCGCACTCGAGAGCGGGTCGCGTCGTTCGTCGGTGCCGACGCGGACGAGATCGCGCTCACCGAGAGTACGACGGCCGGGATCAACGCCGTCGCCAACGCGATCGACTGGCAGCCCGGCGACGTCGTCGTGCGGACGGACCTCGAACACCCCGCCGGAATCCTCCCGTGGCAACGCCTCGAGCGGGACGGCGTCGAGGTTCGCGTCGTCGAGACCGAGGCCGGTCGCGTCGACCTCGAGCGGTTCGCCGAGGCCGTCGCGGACGCCAGCGTCGTCTGCTTCAGCGCGGTCACGTGGACCCACGGGACGCGGCTTCCGGTGGCGGAGATGGTCGATATCGCCCACGATGCCGGTGCGATCGCGCTCGTCGACGCCGTCCAGGTCCCCGGACAGTTGCCGATGGACGTCCGAGAGTGGGGTGCCGACGCGGTCGCTGCCGCCGGCCACAAGTGGCTGCTCGGGTTGTGGGGCGGCGGCTTCCTCTACGTTGCCCGCGACGTCGCCGAGCGTCTCGAACCGCGGACGGTCGGCTATCGAAGCGTCGAGACGCCGTCGGCCGACCCCTACGAGTACGCGGCCGGCGCGCGTCGGTTCGAGGTCGGCTCGGCGAACCCGGCACCGCACGTCGCACTCAGGGAAGCGATCGACGCGATCGACGACGTCGAGATCGAAGGCCGCGTCCGCCGCCTCGCCGGCCGACTGGCGGACGGCGTCCCCGCCGACCGCCTGCTCAGTCCGTCGACGCCGGAGTCGGGGCTCGTGACGATCGACGTCGACGACCCGGCGGCGACTGTCGAGCGGCTGGCCGCCGACGGGATCGTTCTGCGGGACCTCCCCTCTCCGAACGCGATTCGGGCGTCAGTCCACGCCGTCAACACCGAGAACGAGATCGATCGGCTGCTCGAGTCCCTGCGATCGGAGTGGTAA
- a CDS encoding bacterio-opsin activator domain-containing protein, with product MSAVLAGSILLRLAGTGYSLLLLHRSGDRRFGFLTVMLGLMASRQLWTLWNGGATGLAELPGLVVSALAVATVHYLAAYVDEETRIKRELSAANEQLRRFRKAVEHAGHAIFLTDVGGTIEYANPATEDVTGYSPAEVVGETPRLWKSGEHDDAFYDDLWETVTDGEVWDGEIINRRKNGELCWVDMTIAPLTDETGAVDGFVAVDTDVTDRKERELRIREQHAELEVLNTTNAVIRDVNRELLRADSKAEVESVACERFSSAPPYESAWIADRNAVTDTVRANTSAGIDGDSLSGIVAAINDSDRETVVDRALEAETTHVVRDCGADRPACERKVCECHSYGGAAATVAIPLSHRDVHYGALVLHASDAETPDALDTEVLDELGETIAATITAAESQRSLVADRLTELRFELTPADDPLSGLAAALECDLELEQLTATDGETVVEFVTLRGAAIEDVRAYVDDADDIAAVEPIREAEESLVRLTVSGMSIVGTLANYGAVVRSLTVDADGGTLVAHLAGTADVRSVVEAVTETHPGVTLVGQRERNRTPETRGQFRSAVEDSATDRQLEALRLAHFGGFFAWPRDESGDELAEKMGVCQSTFLQHLRAGQRKVFETFFDDDRATDSRDVPRGAPGVDTEYGHS from the coding sequence ATGAGCGCCGTCCTCGCCGGTTCGATCCTGCTTCGGCTCGCGGGGACCGGGTACTCGCTGCTGCTGTTGCATCGCAGCGGCGACCGGCGCTTCGGCTTTCTGACCGTGATGCTGGGGCTCATGGCCTCGCGACAGCTCTGGACGCTCTGGAACGGCGGCGCCACCGGCCTCGCCGAACTTCCCGGACTCGTCGTGAGCGCCCTCGCGGTGGCGACGGTCCACTACCTCGCGGCGTACGTCGACGAAGAGACGCGAATAAAGCGCGAGCTATCGGCCGCCAACGAGCAGTTGCGACGCTTCCGGAAGGCCGTCGAACACGCGGGTCACGCGATCTTTCTCACCGACGTCGGCGGGACGATCGAGTACGCGAACCCGGCGACGGAGGACGTGACGGGCTACTCGCCGGCGGAGGTCGTCGGGGAGACCCCCCGCCTCTGGAAGTCGGGCGAACACGACGACGCCTTCTACGACGACCTCTGGGAGACCGTCACCGACGGCGAGGTCTGGGACGGCGAGATCATCAACCGGCGGAAGAACGGCGAACTGTGCTGGGTCGACATGACGATCGCGCCGCTTACCGACGAGACGGGGGCCGTCGACGGATTCGTCGCGGTCGACACCGACGTCACCGATCGCAAGGAGCGCGAACTCCGCATCCGGGAGCAACACGCCGAACTCGAGGTGTTGAACACGACCAACGCGGTCATCCGGGACGTCAATCGGGAACTGCTCCGCGCGGACTCGAAAGCGGAAGTCGAGTCGGTCGCCTGCGAGCGGTTCTCGAGCGCGCCGCCCTACGAGTCGGCGTGGATCGCGGATCGAAACGCCGTCACGGACACCGTTCGCGCGAACACGAGCGCCGGCATCGACGGGGACTCGCTGTCGGGCATCGTCGCCGCGATCAACGACAGCGACCGCGAGACGGTCGTCGACCGCGCCCTCGAGGCCGAGACCACCCACGTCGTTCGCGACTGCGGCGCGGACCGGCCGGCCTGCGAGCGCAAGGTGTGTGAATGCCACTCGTATGGCGGTGCGGCGGCGACGGTCGCCATCCCGCTGTCCCATCGGGACGTCCACTACGGCGCGCTCGTTCTCCACGCGAGCGACGCCGAGACGCCGGACGCGCTGGACACCGAGGTGCTGGACGAACTCGGCGAGACCATCGCCGCCACGATCACCGCGGCCGAGAGCCAGCGGTCGCTGGTCGCCGACCGGCTCACCGAACTGCGATTCGAGCTGACACCCGCGGACGACCCGCTCTCGGGGCTCGCCGCGGCCCTCGAGTGCGACCTCGAACTCGAGCAGCTCACGGCGACCGACGGTGAGACGGTCGTCGAGTTCGTGACCCTCCGCGGCGCCGCGATCGAGGACGTCCGGGCGTACGTCGACGATGCCGACGACATCGCGGCCGTCGAACCGATCCGTGAGGCCGAGGAATCGCTGGTCCGGCTCACCGTCTCGGGGATGTCGATCGTCGGGACCCTCGCGAACTACGGCGCGGTCGTCCGCTCGCTGACCGTCGACGCCGACGGGGGAACGCTCGTCGCCCACCTGGCCGGGACCGCCGACGTCCGGAGCGTCGTCGAGGCCGTTACCGAGACTCACCCGGGCGTGACGCTCGTCGGCCAGCGCGAGCGGAACCGAACCCCCGAAACCCGCGGCCAGTTCCGCTCCGCGGTCGAGGACAGCGCCACCGACCGCCAACTCGAGGCGCTCCGACTGGCTCACTTCGGCGGGTTCTTCGCGTGGCCGCGAGACGAGAGCGGCGACGAACTGGCCGAGAAGATGGGCGTCTGTCAGTCGACGTTCCTCCAGCACCTCCGTGCCGGCCAGCGGAAGGTCTTCGAGACCTTCTTCGACGACGACCGGGCGACCGACTCCCGGGACGTGCCTCGAGGCGCACCCGGTGTCGATACCGAGTACGGCCACTCCTGA
- a CDS encoding 4Fe-4S dicluster domain-containing protein → MSADEPLPSVPEASGRAAADEMVDVEATDPRAELEKTSYRTDLGLEMAEDARRVSRGELSSEAYWEQYDADAAAEFGDDYRETPNPAVDSATGTIAESAADSLSCAVGSMASVAEGLAEGETADENGDGDDPTWGMVIDLQKCIGCESCTVACKAENRTPPGVSYNVVLEREEGEYPNVTRTNVPRPCMQCEKPPCVQVCPVSATYKMDNGVVNIDYDRCIGCRYCMVACPYDARYFDFGENYDGEFEEGGEVTSPEYGMDRGPREDGESPIGNVRKCNFCHHRLERGEEPACVETCVGDARYMGDLEDADSDVSELASSSRSFQLKEKEGTDPNVYYLK, encoded by the coding sequence ATGAGCGCCGACGAGCCGCTGCCGTCCGTCCCGGAGGCGTCGGGACGGGCGGCCGCCGACGAGATGGTCGACGTCGAGGCCACGGATCCGCGGGCGGAACTCGAGAAGACGTCGTATCGGACCGACCTCGGTCTCGAGATGGCCGAGGACGCGCGCCGCGTCAGCCGCGGCGAACTCTCGAGCGAGGCCTACTGGGAGCAGTACGACGCCGACGCCGCGGCGGAGTTCGGCGACGACTACCGCGAGACGCCGAACCCCGCGGTCGACTCGGCCACGGGGACGATCGCCGAATCGGCCGCGGACTCGCTCAGCTGTGCGGTCGGCTCGATGGCGAGCGTCGCCGAGGGGCTCGCGGAGGGGGAGACGGCCGACGAGAACGGGGACGGCGACGACCCGACGTGGGGCATGGTCATCGACCTCCAGAAGTGTATCGGCTGCGAGTCCTGTACGGTCGCGTGCAAGGCCGAGAACCGGACGCCGCCGGGCGTCTCGTACAACGTCGTCCTGGAACGCGAGGAGGGGGAGTATCCGAACGTCACGCGGACGAACGTCCCCCGGCCGTGTATGCAGTGTGAAAAGCCCCCCTGCGTGCAGGTGTGTCCGGTCAGCGCGACGTACAAGATGGACAACGGGGTCGTCAACATCGACTACGACCGCTGTATCGGCTGTCGGTACTGCATGGTCGCCTGTCCCTACGACGCCCGCTACTTCGACTTCGGGGAGAACTACGACGGCGAGTTCGAAGAGGGAGGCGAGGTGACCAGCCCCGAGTACGGGATGGACCGCGGCCCGCGCGAGGACGGCGAGTCGCCGATCGGCAACGTCCGGAAGTGTAACTTCTGTCATCACCGCCTCGAGCGCGGTGAGGAACCGGCCTGCGTCGAAACCTGCGTCGGCGACGCCCGGTACATGGGCGACCTCGAGGACGCGGACAGCGACGTGAGCGAACTGGCATCGTCCTCTCGCTCGTTCCAGCTCAAGGAGAAGGAGGGGACCGATCCCAACGTCTACTACCTCAAGTGA
- a CDS encoding NosD domain-containing protein produces the protein MYRPSREVILAAIVLVATVGLGGLFVGDADPAPPEPVPFDETVSVGLTLENEQQLDENVTLPRAQAFYSQYQYVVGYYGVETFVDAQRQDGHEQRFGYPLAVYVSDYGATSVELNEKGYPVTDRQPPWIDATDAWFVVGSEARTPSGETVVSFADRADATAFATTHGGEVYSWDETLEQSFDTDDVTGVRDRVSEQDRRADATVESTQARTDRPVSTVVGADADAVRDRIDEDPANVTVVDTVQAGIDAAPANTTVLVSEGTYEETLEIDRPITLVGDGTPTISGDGNGSVVTVTEPRVGIRDLEITGVGPVTSGAEDVPGPAIDDDAWDEKFLTYYTGADAGISAHVAAGLSVENVTIETPSNGIILRESPDTVVRNATVRGNERWQDGFAGIMAFRSPGVVEETTIVDGRDAIYAYRSEGIVIRENTIEESLLGIHLMHTDGTLLENNRMNDVVDTGIYVMTGPERNAIVGNEIRGSQVGAYVGGSDTYVAENVLEANDVGLELAASGSIYERNVVAGNQVGVNDRVILPTNRVVENDFVGNDDHATAGAGPLRVWTHDGRGNYWQGATSIADGDPPSRSYSPTDTVDGRLHRTDGAATLARAPALDALSGFEASVSGMQTGSITDTEPACEPNNPDLLERTEYADRATACDGSLTIEP, from the coding sequence GTGTACCGGCCATCTCGAGAGGTCATCCTGGCTGCCATCGTCCTCGTCGCCACCGTCGGACTCGGTGGCCTCTTCGTCGGTGACGCCGACCCGGCGCCCCCGGAACCGGTCCCGTTCGACGAAACCGTGTCCGTGGGGCTCACGCTCGAGAACGAACAGCAGCTCGACGAAAACGTCACGCTCCCGCGGGCGCAGGCGTTTTACTCGCAGTATCAGTACGTCGTCGGCTACTACGGCGTCGAGACGTTCGTCGACGCCCAGCGGCAGGACGGACACGAACAGCGCTTTGGCTATCCGCTGGCGGTGTACGTCTCCGATTACGGCGCCACGTCGGTCGAGTTGAACGAGAAGGGGTATCCGGTCACCGACCGACAGCCCCCGTGGATCGACGCCACCGACGCGTGGTTCGTCGTCGGCAGCGAGGCCCGAACGCCGTCGGGCGAGACCGTCGTTTCGTTCGCCGACCGAGCGGACGCGACGGCGTTCGCGACGACCCACGGCGGTGAGGTGTATTCGTGGGACGAAACCCTCGAGCAGTCGTTCGACACCGACGACGTGACCGGCGTCCGCGACCGGGTTTCCGAGCAGGACCGCCGCGCCGACGCGACCGTCGAATCGACGCAGGCCCGCACCGATCGGCCGGTCTCGACCGTCGTCGGAGCGGACGCCGACGCCGTTCGAGACCGCATCGACGAGGACCCCGCCAACGTCACGGTCGTCGATACCGTCCAGGCGGGCATCGACGCGGCCCCCGCAAACACCACGGTGCTGGTCTCCGAGGGGACCTACGAGGAAACCCTCGAGATCGACCGTCCGATCACGCTCGTCGGGGACGGGACGCCGACGATCAGCGGCGACGGCAACGGGTCGGTCGTGACCGTCACCGAACCGCGGGTCGGGATCCGGGACCTCGAGATCACCGGCGTCGGGCCGGTGACCTCGGGAGCCGAGGACGTCCCCGGACCGGCGATCGACGACGACGCCTGGGACGAGAAGTTCCTGACGTACTACACCGGAGCGGACGCCGGCATCTCGGCCCACGTCGCCGCGGGACTGTCGGTCGAGAACGTGACGATCGAGACGCCCTCGAACGGAATCATCCTCCGCGAGAGTCCCGATACCGTCGTTCGGAACGCGACCGTCCGCGGCAACGAACGGTGGCAGGACGGCTTCGCCGGAATCATGGCGTTCCGGTCGCCGGGCGTGGTCGAGGAAACGACGATCGTCGACGGGCGGGACGCGATCTACGCGTACCGGTCCGAGGGGATCGTGATTCGGGAGAACACGATCGAGGAAAGCCTACTGGGAATCCACTTGATGCACACCGACGGCACGCTACTCGAGAACAATCGCATGAACGACGTCGTCGATACGGGGATCTATGTCATGACCGGGCCCGAACGGAACGCGATCGTCGGCAACGAGATCAGAGGCTCACAGGTCGGTGCGTACGTCGGCGGTTCGGACACGTACGTCGCCGAGAACGTCCTCGAGGCCAACGACGTCGGACTGGAACTGGCGGCGTCGGGCTCGATCTACGAGCGAAACGTCGTCGCGGGGAACCAGGTCGGCGTCAACGATCGGGTGATACTGCCGACGAACCGGGTCGTCGAGAACGACTTCGTCGGCAACGACGACCACGCCACCGCGGGCGCCGGACCGTTGCGCGTCTGGACGCACGACGGTCGCGGGAACTACTGGCAAGGTGCCACCAGTATCGCGGACGGCGACCCGCCGTCCCGATCGTACTCACCGACCGACACCGTCGACGGGCGACTGCACCGCACCGACGGCGCAGCGACGCTCGCCCGAGCGCCGGCGCTCGACGCGCTCTCGGGGTTCGAAGCGTCGGTGTCCGGGATGCAGACCGGCAGCATCACCGACACGGAACCCGCGTGCGAACCGAACAACCCGGACCTGCTCGAGCGGACCGAGTACGCCGACCGCGCCACGGCTTGTGACGGCTCACTCACGATCGAACCATGA